A genomic stretch from Tenrec ecaudatus isolate mTenEca1 chromosome X, mTenEca1.hap1, whole genome shotgun sequence includes:
- the LOC142433794 gene encoding zinc finger protein 75D-like, producing the protein MSQVAPGVVTPREEFSCSPRQILMGDTEVAADQIRQLRPRLGLKQSMKHTSNQGEKVTPLSNGLDPESSRQQFRAFCPAATAPLQVVSELQELCRWWLRPESHSKELILEMLVLEQFLALLPRKLQIQMQKHRPQSIQEAVALVELFRGKFGPRRKESLLTFEDVTLIFSEEEWELLDFDQKALYSSVMQDTYESVLSLGSKIRNHPQNDLAVPPPELEIQEPEGSVSKKAKMDAPQKTSVTEYHGDIVRVLTQHQNFPGKKGKKNSSCNLDLPRCTDLQNKSALGERTYKCQECGASFLESSDLNNHQRIHNEEKPYRCQHCDRRFRLNSYLKKHLMTHQIIISHKCSWCGKSFIRKLDLHRHHRIHTGEKPFECQECGRRFTQKSILTDHQRTHTGEHPYSCSTCKRKFCRRSSLLSHQKKHHRPKEDCPMTAD; encoded by the exons ATGTCACAGGTGGCACCGGGTGTTGTTACACCCAGGGAAGAGTTCTCCTGTTCCCCGAGGCAAATACTGATGGGAGATACCGAGGTGGCTGCAGACCAGATCCGCCAGCTGAGGCCCAGGTTGGGCCTGAAGCAATCCATGAAACATACCTCCAATCAGGGTGAAAAGGTGACCCCACTGAGTAACGGTCTTGATCCCGAGAGCTCTCGGCAGCAGTTTAGGGCCTTCTGTCCTGCAGCAACTGCCCCTCTCCAGGTTGTCAGCGAGCTTCAGGAATTATGCCGTTGGTGGCTGAGGCCAGAGAGCCACTCCAAAGAGCTGATCTTGGAAATGCTGGTGCTAGAGCAGTTCCTGGCCCTTCTGCCCAGGAAGTTACAGATCCAGATGCAGAAGCACCGTCCACAGAGCATCCAGGAGGCTGTTGCTCTGGTGGAACTCTTTCGGGGAAAATTCGGTCCAAGGAGAAAAGAG agtTTGCTGACCTTTGAAGATGTCACCCTGATTTTCTCTGAAGAGGAATGGGAGTTATTGGATTTCGATCAGAAGGCCCTCTACAGCAGTGTGATGCAGGACACCTATGAGAGTGTCCTCTCTCTGG GATCCAAGATCAGAAATCATCCTCAGAATGATCTGGCTGTGCCTCCGCCTGAGTTAGAAATACAAGAACCAGAAGGAAGTGTATCAAAAAAAGCCAAAATGGATGCTCCCCAGAAAACCTCAGTCACAGAATATCATGGTGACATAGTCAGGGTGCTTACACAACATCAAAATTTTccagggaagaaaggaaagaagaattcttcatgtaatctagaCCTGCCCAGATGTACAGATCTTCAAAATAAAAGTGCCTTAGGAGAGAGGACATACAAGTGTCAGGAATGTGGGGCAAGCTTCCTAGAAAGCTCTGACCTTAACAACCACCAGAGAATTCACAATGAAGAGAAACCGTATAGATGTCAACATTGTGATAGGAGGTTCAGATTGAATTCTTATCTTAAAAAGCACCTAATGACACACCAAATAATAATATCGCACAAATGTTCATGGTGTGGAAAAAGCTTTATTCGGAAATTAGATCTACATAGACATCATAGAATccacacaggagaaaaaccctttGAATGTCAGGAATGTGGAAGGAGGTTCACTCAGAAATCCATTCTCACTGATCACCAGAGAACCCATACAGGTGAGCATCCCTACTCTTGTAGCACATGCAAGAGAAAGTTTTGCAGGCGGTCAAGCCTACTGAGCCACCAGAAGAAACATCACAGGCCGAAGGAAGATTGTCCCATGACTGCAGACTGA